From a single Pseudomonas cremoricolorata genomic region:
- a CDS encoding NADP(H)-dependent aldo-keto reductase has protein sequence MRYRPLGHTDLNVSLLSLGTMTWGHQNSEQDAHQQLDAAVAAGVNFIDTAEMYPTPTRAETWTTTERYLGTWLAARGRRDQLLLASKIAGPAREPGSQTHIRDGLSHHDRKNIIAALDGSLRRLQTDYLDLYQLHWPDRASNFFGARDYPYIDDHPQTATIDETLAVLDEQVKAGKIRHIGVSNETPWGVAQFLRHSQERGLPRIASIQNPYSLLNRTYENGLSEFTHREGVSLLAYSPLAFGSLTGKYLNGAQPEGARLTSVYRTFNRYGSEQAQQAIADYVDIANAHGLTPAQLALAFVIRQPFVASAITGQTRLAQLQENLSALEVELSDEVLEALAAVHRRLPNPSP, from the coding sequence ATGCGCTACCGCCCACTCGGCCACACCGACCTCAACGTCAGCCTGCTCAGCCTCGGCACCATGACCTGGGGCCACCAGAACAGCGAACAGGACGCCCACCAGCAACTCGATGCCGCCGTGGCGGCCGGGGTCAACTTCATCGACACCGCCGAGATGTATCCCACGCCCACCCGCGCTGAAACCTGGACCACCACCGAACGCTACCTCGGTACCTGGCTGGCCGCCCGTGGCCGGCGAGATCAACTGCTGCTGGCCAGCAAGATCGCCGGTCCAGCCCGTGAGCCAGGCAGCCAGACGCACATCCGTGATGGCCTGAGCCACCACGACCGCAAGAACATCATTGCAGCCCTGGACGGCAGCTTGCGCCGGCTGCAAACCGACTACCTCGACCTCTACCAGTTGCACTGGCCGGACCGTGCCAGCAACTTCTTCGGCGCCCGCGACTACCCCTACATCGACGACCACCCGCAGACCGCCACCATCGACGAGACCCTGGCGGTGCTCGACGAACAGGTCAAGGCCGGCAAGATCCGCCACATCGGCGTGTCCAACGAAACTCCTTGGGGCGTCGCGCAGTTTCTGCGCCATAGCCAGGAGCGTGGGCTGCCACGCATCGCCAGCATCCAGAACCCCTACAGCCTGCTCAATCGCACCTATGAAAACGGCCTCTCGGAATTCACTCACCGCGAGGGCGTCAGCCTGCTGGCCTATTCGCCGCTGGCCTTTGGCAGCCTCACCGGCAAATACCTCAACGGTGCGCAGCCCGAAGGCGCACGCCTGACCTCGGTGTACCGCACCTTCAACCGTTATGGCAGCGAACAGGCCCAGCAGGCCATCGCCGACTACGTCGACATCGCCAACGCCCATGGCTTGACCCCGGCGCAACTGGCCTTGGCGTTCGTCATTCGCCAACCGTTCGTGGCCAGCGCCATCACCGGGCAGACCCGCCTTGCGCAGTTGCAGGAAAACCTCAGCGCACTCGAGGTTGAGCTGAGCGATGAGGTGCTGGAGGCGCTTGCAGCGGTGCATCGACGTTTGCCCAACCCTTCGCCGTGA
- a CDS encoding TonB-dependent receptor, with the protein MPTPHFLRKNALTSIWLPIGLIASFSSPQVLSAQAGLEIPVEEAQAVGQGSGVVMELEETAISASADASRDGLVPEYEGGQVARGGRVGILGNKDYMETPFTSTSYTHQLIQDQQAHSVADILQNDPSVRTARGFGNFQELYVVRGFPLYSDDIAYNGLYGLLPRQYVAAEFIERVEVFRGASAFLNGAAPGGTGIGGAINILPKRAPNEPLTRLTVGAENRGFGTVSADVARRFGEGDRFGVRVNAAKRGGETAVEDQDRNLDMFALGLDYQGDRLRLSGDIGQQYHFIDTPQPSVTPRGGVPSPPDADKNYGQSWTYSKEKQAFGTLRAEYDLTDAVTTWAAVGMRKGEEKNVLANPSSDAAGVTRANRFDNYREDTVTTGEVGMRYNVRTGPVSHQWVVSGSMYDTKERNAWAGNFGGFTDDLYNPVGFAKPDNVSFSGSLSDPKIVARTHTQSLAIADTLGFFDDQLQVTLGARRQGLDVTGYNYETGNKTSKYNRYETTPVAGVVYQLDERWSVYGNYIEGLTKGDTAGATTTLPDGSTAPILNPGASLAPYVAKQTELGLKYDGGGLGGSLAVFETRKPVAIVDNLVFKDGGEQRNRGVELSMFGEPTQGVRLLGGVTLLDAKLTKTQNGVDDGNRAIGVPKVQANIGGEWDVPGVDGLTLTSRVIYTGRQYVNTANTLDIPSWTRLDLGARYGFKVDDKDVTLRARLDNVAGRDYWASTGGYPGQNYLVLGAPRTLSLSASVDF; encoded by the coding sequence ATGCCCACTCCCCACTTTCTTCGCAAGAACGCTCTGACTTCCATCTGGTTGCCTATCGGGCTGATCGCCAGCTTCAGCTCGCCGCAGGTGCTGTCGGCGCAGGCGGGGCTGGAGATTCCGGTGGAAGAAGCGCAAGCGGTCGGTCAGGGTAGTGGGGTGGTGATGGAACTGGAGGAAACGGCGATTTCGGCCAGTGCCGATGCGTCGCGCGACGGGCTGGTGCCGGAGTACGAGGGCGGGCAGGTCGCTCGCGGTGGGCGGGTCGGTATTCTGGGCAACAAGGACTACATGGAGACGCCGTTCACGTCGACGTCGTACACCCACCAGCTGATTCAGGACCAGCAGGCGCACAGCGTTGCGGACATCTTGCAGAACGACCCGTCGGTGCGCACGGCGCGGGGCTTCGGCAATTTCCAGGAGCTGTACGTAGTGCGCGGTTTTCCGCTGTACTCCGATGACATTGCCTACAACGGTTTGTACGGATTGCTGCCTCGGCAGTACGTTGCGGCGGAGTTCATCGAGCGGGTCGAGGTGTTCCGCGGCGCCAGTGCCTTCCTCAATGGTGCGGCGCCGGGTGGCACCGGCATCGGTGGGGCAATCAACATTCTGCCCAAGCGAGCGCCCAATGAGCCGTTGACGCGCCTGACTGTCGGTGCGGAAAACCGTGGCTTCGGCACGGTGTCGGCGGACGTGGCGCGGCGCTTTGGCGAAGGTGATCGTTTCGGAGTACGGGTCAATGCCGCCAAGCGCGGTGGCGAGACGGCGGTGGAAGATCAGGACCGCAACCTGGATATGTTCGCGTTGGGTTTGGACTACCAGGGTGATCGGCTGCGTTTGTCGGGTGACATTGGCCAGCAGTACCACTTCATCGATACGCCGCAGCCGAGCGTGACGCCGCGTGGTGGGGTGCCTAGCCCACCCGATGCCGACAAGAACTACGGCCAGTCGTGGACCTACTCGAAGGAGAAACAGGCATTCGGCACGCTGCGCGCCGAGTACGACCTTACCGACGCGGTCACCACTTGGGCTGCCGTCGGCATGCGCAAGGGCGAAGAGAAGAACGTGCTGGCCAACCCGTCGTCCGACGCTGCGGGCGTAACCCGAGCCAACCGCTTCGACAACTACCGCGAAGACACTGTCACCACGGGAGAAGTCGGTATGCGCTACAACGTGCGAACCGGGCCTGTCTCTCATCAGTGGGTGGTTTCCGGGTCGATGTACGACACCAAGGAGCGCAATGCCTGGGCCGGTAACTTCGGCGGCTTCACCGATGATCTGTACAACCCGGTTGGTTTTGCCAAACCCGATAATGTGAGCTTCAGTGGATCGCTGTCCGACCCTAAAATTGTTGCCCGCACCCACACCCAAAGCCTCGCCATCGCCGATACCCTGGGCTTCTTCGACGACCAGCTGCAGGTCACTCTGGGCGCGCGTCGTCAGGGCCTTGACGTGACCGGCTACAACTATGAAACCGGCAACAAGACCTCCAAGTACAACCGCTACGAGACCACCCCGGTTGCCGGCGTGGTCTATCAGTTGGATGAGCGGTGGTCGGTCTACGGCAACTACATCGAGGGCCTGACCAAGGGCGATACCGCCGGGGCCACTACGACACTGCCGGATGGCTCCACCGCGCCAATCCTCAACCCAGGCGCCTCACTCGCCCCCTACGTCGCCAAGCAGACCGAATTGGGCCTCAAGTATGACGGCGGTGGCCTGGGCGGCAGCCTGGCGGTGTTTGAAACGCGCAAACCGGTGGCCATCGTCGACAACCTGGTGTTCAAGGATGGCGGCGAGCAACGTAACCGCGGCGTCGAGCTGTCGATGTTCGGCGAGCCGACCCAGGGCGTGCGCCTGCTGGGCGGGGTGACCTTGCTCGATGCCAAGCTGACCAAGACCCAGAACGGCGTGGACGACGGCAACCGGGCGATCGGTGTGCCCAAGGTCCAGGCCAATATCGGCGGCGAGTGGGACGTGCCGGGTGTCGACGGCCTGACCTTGACCAGCCGAGTCATCTACACCGGGCGTCAGTATGTGAACACCGCCAACACGCTCGACATTCCATCGTGGACACGCCTGGACCTCGGCGCACGCTACGGCTTCAAGGTCGATGACAAGGACGTGACCCTGCGTGCGCGCCTGGACAACGTCGCAGGCCGCGACTACTGGGCTTCAACCGGCGGTTACCCCGGCCAGAACTACCTGGTGCTGGGTGCTCCGCGTACCTTGTCGCTCAGCGCTTCGGTGGATTTCTGA
- a CDS encoding TonB-dependent receptor family protein — translation MRAIHPHPLRVAIRHAALATAAAAWLTPATLLAADQTLGTVTVQAAKQTEVQNAASALAEVPGGTSVVDSEEVAKGRTATLQDTLAYQPGVFVQSTGGNDAAKISIRGSGANTAPGYFREGIKFLFDGLPLTGPGGTPYELLNASGVNYSEILRGANAFKYGALTLGGAVNFVNHSGYSAPGLRVRAEAGSYRYQKQSISYGGVEGGLDYYLQADNYRNQGYREHSLSQSSGIVANAGYRFSPKLETRLLLRYRDEVHNDPSATTLDAALKHPRRASATAVTSGAGARRPGTIWLGSKTTYTFDDDARLTVGLTYHDYRHTNNPRSPSNPSYWDWHDLGLLLSYDRIDQLFGRESRSSIAFTSTQHLRGGVNSANDDKQTLKQVDYKDSFDRVISLGNDFNLVDRLWLTSGVSFINVRRKVDIDRAVNPNTTDFPQHVDYDNWSAAPRLGLRYELNPNLQLFTNFSRSIDPPASWEYSGSGPTLAYARPLVEQKGNTFEVGIKGSHGIFDGSLALYRSWLRDELLNVQLIPATGNSVAVTGAFNASPTIHQGVEAGLNTRLWENDQGDQVRWRQVYTYNDFYYRHDETFGNNQLPGVPKHIYQGEVQYQHHSGWYTGINTQSASRTSVDYANSLYAPSYTIWGANVGYEAPKGNWKVSLDLKNLANKAYVTAVTPVYNARGQDTASFWPGDGIGAYVGIEARY, via the coding sequence ATGCGTGCGATCCATCCCCACCCCCTGCGCGTGGCCATCCGCCACGCCGCCCTGGCCACCGCCGCCGCAGCCTGGCTCACCCCGGCCACCCTGCTCGCTGCTGACCAGACCCTCGGTACGGTCACGGTACAAGCGGCCAAGCAAACTGAAGTGCAGAACGCCGCCAGTGCCCTGGCCGAAGTGCCGGGCGGCACCAGCGTGGTCGACAGCGAAGAAGTGGCCAAGGGCCGCACCGCGACCCTGCAAGACACCCTCGCCTACCAGCCCGGCGTGTTCGTGCAGTCCACCGGCGGCAACGATGCGGCGAAGATTTCCATCCGCGGTTCGGGCGCCAACACCGCGCCGGGCTATTTCCGCGAAGGCATCAAGTTTCTCTTCGACGGCCTGCCACTGACCGGCCCCGGCGGCACGCCCTACGAGTTGCTCAATGCCAGCGGGGTCAACTACAGCGAGATCCTGCGCGGCGCCAACGCTTTCAAGTATGGCGCGCTGACCCTGGGCGGGGCGGTGAACTTCGTCAACCACAGCGGTTACAGCGCCCCCGGCCTGCGCGTGCGTGCCGAGGCCGGCAGCTATCGCTATCAGAAGCAGAGCATCAGCTACGGCGGCGTCGAGGGCGGGCTGGATTACTACCTGCAAGCCGACAACTACCGCAACCAGGGCTATCGCGAGCACAGCCTGTCGCAGAGTTCGGGCATCGTCGCCAACGCCGGCTACCGCTTCAGCCCCAAGCTTGAAACGCGACTGCTGCTGCGCTACCGCGACGAAGTGCACAACGACCCCAGTGCCACCACCCTCGACGCGGCCCTCAAGCACCCGCGCCGAGCCAGCGCCACCGCCGTCACCAGCGGCGCCGGCGCGCGCCGGCCAGGTACGATCTGGTTGGGCAGCAAGACCACCTACACCTTCGATGACGATGCGCGGCTGACCGTCGGCCTGACCTACCATGACTATCGCCACACCAATAACCCACGCAGCCCGAGCAACCCCAGCTATTGGGACTGGCACGACCTGGGCCTGCTGCTGAGCTACGACCGTATCGACCAACTGTTCGGTCGCGAAAGCCGCAGCAGCATCGCCTTCACCTCGACCCAGCACCTGCGCGGCGGGGTCAACTCGGCCAACGACGACAAGCAAACCTTGAAGCAGGTCGACTACAAGGATTCGTTCGACCGGGTGATCTCGCTGGGCAACGATTTCAACCTGGTCGACAGGCTGTGGCTGACCAGCGGCGTGTCGTTCATCAATGTGCGGCGCAAGGTCGACATCGACCGCGCGGTCAACCCCAACACCACCGACTTCCCGCAGCACGTCGACTACGACAACTGGAGCGCCGCACCGCGCCTCGGCCTGCGCTACGAGCTCAATCCCAACCTGCAACTGTTCACCAACTTCAGCCGCAGCATCGACCCGCCAGCGTCATGGGAATATTCCGGCTCCGGCCCGACCCTGGCCTACGCCCGGCCATTGGTGGAGCAGAAAGGCAACACCTTCGAGGTCGGCATCAAGGGCTCGCACGGCATTTTCGACGGCAGTCTGGCGTTGTACCGCTCGTGGCTGCGTGACGAGCTGCTGAACGTGCAACTGATTCCCGCCACCGGCAACTCCGTCGCGGTGACCGGGGCCTTCAACGCGTCGCCGACCATTCACCAGGGCGTCGAGGCTGGCCTCAACACCCGTCTGTGGGAAAACGACCAGGGTGATCAGGTGCGCTGGCGTCAGGTGTATACCTACAACGACTTCTACTACCGCCACGATGAAACCTTCGGCAATAACCAACTGCCCGGTGTGCCCAAGCACATCTACCAGGGTGAGGTGCAGTACCAGCACCACAGCGGCTGGTACACCGGCATCAACACCCAGTCCGCCTCGCGTACCTCGGTGGACTACGCCAACAGCCTGTACGCACCGTCCTACACCATATGGGGTGCGAACGTTGGCTATGAGGCGCCTAAAGGCAACTGGAAAGTCTCGCTGGATCTGAAGAACCTGGCCAACAAGGCGTATGTCACCGCCGTCACGCCGGTCTATAACGCCCGTGGCCAGGATACGGCCTCGTTCTGGCCTGGGGATGGGATTGGCGCCTACGTGGGGATCGAAGCTCGCTATTGA
- a CDS encoding Bax inhibitor-1/YccA family protein produces the protein MREQDYAVHGQQIEQQEVSKVLRNTYSLLALTLAFSGIMAFVAQQMRVGYPNVFVVLIGFYGLFFLTAKLRDSVWGLVSTFALTGFMGFILGPILNRYLGMSGGAEVVSSAFAMTALVFGGLSAYVLISRKDMSFLSGFITAGFFVLLGAVVASFFFQISGLQLAISAGFVLFSSVCILFQTSAIIHGGERNYIMATISLYVSIYNLFVSLLQLFGLMGRDD, from the coding sequence ATGCGCGAACAGGATTACGCCGTACACGGCCAGCAGATCGAGCAGCAGGAGGTCAGCAAAGTCCTGCGTAACACCTACAGCCTGCTGGCGCTCACCCTCGCCTTCAGCGGCATCATGGCCTTCGTGGCCCAACAGATGCGTGTCGGCTACCCGAACGTTTTCGTGGTGCTCATCGGCTTCTATGGCTTGTTCTTTCTCACCGCCAAGCTTCGCGACTCGGTCTGGGGTCTGGTGTCGACCTTCGCCCTCACCGGCTTCATGGGCTTTATCCTCGGCCCGATCCTCAACCGTTACCTGGGCATGTCCGGTGGCGCTGAAGTGGTCAGCTCGGCCTTCGCCATGACGGCGCTGGTGTTCGGCGGTCTGTCCGCGTACGTGCTTATCAGCCGCAAGGACATGAGCTTCCTGAGCGGCTTCATTACCGCCGGCTTCTTCGTCCTGCTGGGCGCCGTGGTCGCCAGCTTCTTCTTCCAGATCAGCGGCCTGCAGTTGGCCATCAGCGCTGGGTTCGTGCTGTTCTCGTCGGTCTGCATCCTGTTCCAGACCAGCGCGATCATCCATGGCGGTGAACGTAACTACATCATGGCGACGATCAGCCTCTATGTATCGATCTACAACCTGTTCGTCAGCCTGCTGCAACTGTTTGGTCTGATGGGCCGTGACGACTAA
- a CDS encoding LLM class flavin-dependent oxidoreductase has product MTTKQMSLGMNILGFGSHSGAWRQGEAALDAYIDVNYYRDIARLSERGCLDAIFLADGPALPPDVAAQPGGRLEPTVLLTAVAAATERIGVIATCSSTYNEPFNLARRIASLDHISGGRAAWNIVTNAADAAAQNFGLSGAPLHVDRYGRAEEFVDVTLKLWDSWEEDAVIGDRSSGRFADPGKVHTLDFVGKHFQVKGPLNLPRSPQGRPVLVQAGSSEGGKALGSRFADAIFTTQTTLADGQAFYQEMKARARAWGRDPQHLKIMPGLSTVIGSTEAEAHARFDELNAWHGEHGLLQQVAGRIGIDASELDPDAPLPWQRIGAVAEFERGSQGFLEAQLNLARRENLSIRQLSRRILVGHRLAVGTPEQVADTLTEWFLAGAGDGFNIMPDMFPSGARVFVEEVVPLLQERGVFRREYSGSTLREHLGLPKAVNQFSEARQRTARAV; this is encoded by the coding sequence ATGACCACCAAACAAATGAGTCTTGGCATGAACATCCTCGGCTTCGGCTCGCATTCCGGCGCCTGGCGCCAGGGCGAGGCGGCGCTCGATGCCTACATCGACGTCAACTACTACCGCGATATCGCGCGGTTGTCTGAACGCGGCTGTCTGGACGCGATCTTCCTTGCCGACGGCCCGGCGCTGCCACCGGATGTCGCCGCGCAGCCGGGCGGGCGGCTGGAGCCGACCGTGCTGCTCACCGCCGTCGCTGCGGCCACCGAGCGCATCGGGGTGATCGCCACCTGCTCGAGCACCTACAACGAGCCGTTCAACCTGGCCCGGCGTATCGCCTCGCTCGACCACATCAGCGGCGGGCGCGCGGCGTGGAACATCGTCACCAACGCCGCCGATGCCGCTGCACAGAACTTCGGCCTCAGCGGTGCGCCGCTGCATGTCGATCGCTACGGGCGCGCCGAAGAGTTCGTCGACGTGACCTTGAAACTGTGGGACAGCTGGGAAGAAGACGCGGTGATCGGTGATCGCAGCAGCGGACGCTTCGCCGACCCTGGCAAGGTGCACACGCTGGATTTCGTCGGCAAGCATTTTCAGGTCAAAGGCCCGCTCAACCTGCCGCGCTCGCCCCAGGGTCGACCGGTGCTGGTGCAGGCTGGGTCGTCGGAAGGTGGCAAGGCGCTGGGTTCGCGCTTCGCCGATGCGATTTTCACCACCCAGACCACCCTGGCCGACGGTCAGGCCTTCTACCAGGAGATGAAAGCCCGTGCCCGCGCCTGGGGCCGTGATCCGCAGCACCTGAAGATCATGCCGGGGCTGTCGACGGTGATCGGCAGCACCGAGGCTGAAGCCCACGCCCGCTTCGATGAGCTCAATGCCTGGCATGGCGAGCATGGCCTGCTACAGCAGGTGGCCGGGCGCATCGGCATCGATGCCAGTGAACTGGACCCGGACGCGCCGCTGCCCTGGCAGCGGATCGGCGCGGTGGCCGAATTCGAGCGCGGTTCGCAAGGCTTTCTCGAAGCTCAGTTGAACCTGGCGCGGCGGGAAAACCTCAGCATCCGCCAATTGTCGCGGCGCATTCTGGTGGGCCACCGGCTGGCGGTCGGCACGCCGGAGCAGGTGGCCGACACCCTCACCGAGTGGTTCCTCGCAGGTGCCGGCGACGGCTTCAACATCATGCCCGACATGTTCCCCTCCGGTGCCCGGGTATTCGTCGAAGAGGTGGTGCCGCTGTTGCAAGAACGCGGCGTGTTCCGCCGTGAGTACAGCGGCAGCACTCTGCGCGAACACCTCGGCCTGCCCAAGGCCGTCAATCAGTTCAGCGAAGCTCGGCAACGCACGGCACGCGCCGTTTGA
- a CDS encoding acyl-CoA dehydrogenase family protein, which yields MTSPPLTDAELDARFAPIHALIAEGAVAREQQRSLAHEPVAWLRDAGFGALRVPRSHGGLGASLPQLLRQLQRLGQADSNLPQIFRAHFGFVEGRLASNDSASQDYWFARVTAGELWGAAMAERSDSTRNTVQLSDSADGYRLNGEKYYCTGTLYADWVAAVANHGEGFVSLAVPTTASGVQRIDDWDGFGQRLTGSGTTRFEQVAVPAEHVLRRFAKGELRAESYLTAFYQAVHLATLAGIAHAVLADAVAFVRGRTRAFGVPGQSRPSDDPLVQAVIGRLSSLAFSAQAQVAAVAQSLQVVFEAGQQGEVPEQLYTDAEIHTFQAQQIVLAQVLEASTLLFEVGGASATSNSRRLDRHWRNARTLASHNPAIYREQALGDYYLNGISPAQAWRARHAAASEGQGSGDEASAV from the coding sequence ATGACTTCACCCCCTCTCACCGACGCCGAACTCGACGCTCGCTTCGCGCCGATTCATGCGCTTATCGCCGAAGGCGCTGTGGCCCGCGAACAACAGCGCAGCCTGGCCCATGAACCGGTGGCGTGGTTGCGCGACGCAGGTTTCGGCGCGTTGCGCGTGCCGCGCAGCCATGGCGGCCTGGGCGCCAGCCTGCCGCAGTTGCTGCGCCAGTTGCAGCGCCTGGGCCAGGCCGACTCCAACCTGCCGCAGATCTTTCGCGCCCACTTCGGCTTCGTCGAAGGCCGCCTGGCGAGCAACGACAGCGCCTCGCAGGACTACTGGTTCGCCCGCGTGACTGCCGGCGAGCTGTGGGGCGCGGCCATGGCCGAGCGCAGCGACAGCACCCGCAACACCGTGCAGTTGAGCGACAGCGCCGACGGCTACCGCCTCAATGGCGAGAAGTACTACTGCACCGGCACCTTGTACGCCGACTGGGTGGCGGCGGTGGCCAACCATGGCGAGGGCTTCGTCAGCCTGGCAGTGCCGACCACCGCCTCAGGCGTGCAGCGCATCGATGACTGGGATGGCTTCGGCCAGCGCCTGACCGGCAGCGGCACCACCCGCTTCGAACAGGTCGCGGTGCCGGCGGAGCATGTGCTGCGGCGCTTCGCCAAGGGCGAGTTGCGCGCCGAGTCGTACCTCACAGCCTTCTACCAGGCGGTGCATCTGGCCACCCTGGCCGGGATCGCCCATGCGGTGCTGGCCGATGCGGTGGCCTTCGTCCGGGGACGGACCCGCGCATTCGGCGTGCCGGGGCAGTCGCGGCCCAGCGACGATCCGCTGGTGCAGGCGGTGATCGGTCGGCTGTCGAGCCTGGCGTTCTCTGCCCAGGCGCAGGTCGCGGCGGTTGCGCAGAGCCTGCAAGTGGTGTTCGAGGCCGGCCAGCAGGGCGAGGTGCCAGAGCAGCTGTACACCGATGCGGAAATCCACACCTTCCAGGCCCAGCAGATCGTCCTGGCCCAAGTGCTGGAGGCTAGCACCTTGCTGTTCGAAGTGGGCGGCGCCTCGGCCACCAGCAACAGCCGCCGCCTCGACCGTCACTGGCGCAATGCCCGCACATTGGCCTCGCACAACCCGGCGATCTACCGCGAGCAGGCGCTGGGCGACTACTACCTCAATGGCATCAGCCCGGCCCAGGCCTGGCGTGCCCGCCATGCCGCGGCCAGCGAAGGCCAGGGCAGCGGCGATGAAGCCAGCGCAGTCTGA
- a CDS encoding ABC transporter substrate-binding protein, with amino-acid sequence MNRIPSLLIPLGAALALLGCERAEQQAQHSAEPIHGGTLVYATDREPTCLDPHVAGDMPQVFVGLQYLDSLVSMNSEGQIGPWLATHWQVSDDGLRYTFHLRRDVKFTDGTPFNAQAVKANLEHIVNPKTQSSTAGGYIRQYRDTRIIDDYTAEVILATPYAAFLEVLAQGFLGMQSPTALQRSRDENCESPVGSGPFKVQRWDRQSQVELVRNPDYNWAPPTARHQGPAYLERVIWKFIQEPSVRFASLQAGEVDVIEALPPESHEAARRNPDVDLIIAQRPGNPTNGTFNLRRAPFDDIRVREAFVRSADVEGALKSVYFGEFSRAGGPLSSATPFYSADFQRSQDYDPARAARLLDEAGWTARDADGYRSKNGQRLRAVVLIGARTTPSELTLWEQVQATTRQVGLELVLEQMSDAQATARQAAWDYDIRLGYWNTNTPDVLRIIFTSAFVQPAGVGGYHQNSSGYADPAYDALLDSGLATQDAEQRRQIYHQAQQQAAAQYLQLTTYPQSTRLGLYKTAHGVAVEASLAVTYLYDAWVNK; translated from the coding sequence TTGAACCGTATTCCTTCTCTTCTGATTCCACTCGGCGCCGCGCTGGCCCTGCTGGGCTGCGAGCGCGCCGAGCAACAGGCCCAGCACAGCGCCGAGCCGATCCACGGCGGCACCCTGGTGTACGCCACTGACCGTGAACCCACCTGCCTCGATCCGCACGTGGCCGGCGACATGCCCCAGGTGTTCGTCGGCCTGCAGTACCTCGACTCGCTGGTGTCGATGAACAGCGAGGGGCAGATCGGCCCATGGCTGGCGACGCACTGGCAGGTGTCCGACGATGGCCTGCGCTACACCTTCCACCTTCGCCGCGACGTGAAGTTCACCGACGGCACGCCGTTCAATGCCCAAGCGGTCAAGGCCAACCTCGAGCACATCGTCAATCCCAAGACCCAGTCCAGCACCGCCGGTGGTTACATCCGCCAGTACCGCGATACGCGGATCATCGACGACTACACCGCCGAAGTGATCCTGGCCACGCCCTACGCCGCGTTTCTCGAAGTGCTCGCCCAAGGCTTTCTCGGCATGCAATCGCCGACGGCGTTGCAGCGCAGCCGTGATGAAAACTGTGAATCCCCGGTCGGCAGCGGCCCGTTCAAGGTGCAGCGCTGGGATCGACAGAGCCAGGTCGAACTGGTGCGCAACCCGGACTACAACTGGGCGCCGCCGACCGCCCGGCATCAGGGGCCAGCGTATCTCGAGCGAGTCATCTGGAAGTTCATCCAGGAACCGTCGGTGCGCTTCGCCTCGCTGCAGGCCGGCGAGGTCGATGTGATCGAAGCCTTGCCGCCCGAGTCGCACGAAGCGGCGCGGCGTAACCCCGATGTCGACCTGATCATCGCCCAGCGGCCCGGCAACCCCACCAACGGCACCTTCAACCTGCGCCGCGCGCCGTTCGATGACATTCGCGTGCGCGAGGCCTTCGTGCGCAGCGCTGATGTCGAAGGTGCGCTGAAAAGCGTGTATTTCGGCGAGTTCAGCCGCGCCGGCGGGCCGCTGAGCAGCGCCACGCCGTTCTACAGTGCCGACTTCCAACGCAGCCAGGACTACGACCCGGCACGCGCAGCCAGGCTGCTCGACGAAGCCGGCTGGACTGCCCGCGACGCTGACGGCTACCGCAGCAAGAACGGCCAGCGCCTGCGTGCCGTGGTGCTGATTGGCGCGCGTACCACGCCTTCGGAGCTGACCCTGTGGGAGCAGGTCCAGGCCACCACCCGCCAGGTCGGGCTGGAACTGGTGCTCGAACAGATGAGCGATGCCCAGGCCACCGCACGCCAGGCTGCGTGGGACTACGATATTCGCCTGGGCTACTGGAACACCAACACCCCGGACGTGCTGCGCATCATCTTCACCAGCGCCTTCGTGCAGCCGGCCGGGGTCGGCGGCTATCACCAGAACTCCTCCGGCTATGCCGACCCGGCCTACGACGCGCTGCTCGACAGCGGCCTGGCCACCCAGGACGCCGAACAGCGCCGGCAAATCTACCACCAGGCGCAGCAACAGGCCGCCGCGCAGTACCTGCAACTGACCACCTACCCGCAAAGCACGCGCCTGGGCCTGTACAAGACCGCCCATGGCGTGGCCGTGGAAGCTTCGCTGGCGGTCACCTACCTCTACGATGCCTGGGTGAACAAATGA